Below is a window of Humulus lupulus chromosome 2, drHumLupu1.1, whole genome shotgun sequence DNA.
tagatctatttcaacaccttcattcgcatcaagcatttgactccgtgtcagttgaccaaatcgagggtcaacaatagaAATTCAAGTTAATATTTAGAAAAAAGTCTTCAAAATACAAAATTCCTTTCTAAATATTAACAAACCTCGACAACAAAGTTTTATCTTTTGTAATTAACAAAGATGTTACAATTGCTCCTGTCGAGTTCTCATACTTTGGAATCGTTGCATAACACTCTCATTATCAATACCTTCAGCAATTTCTTTCTCAACATATGCAACTAAACAATCATTCATCCACTAATCTCCTATTCGATTACGTAGTTCATTTTTCACAACATTCATAGCAGAAAATACTCTTTCAATAATAGTTGTAGTGACTAGTAAGAGCAATGCCAATGTCAGTAATCGGAAGACTAATGTGTACACCTTGTCTTTTTTTGTCTGAAACATTTCTTGTGAAAGTATACTAATGCCTTGTAAGTCCGCAAATTCCTTGTTTGAGCGCACGTCCATAAAATAAGTTTCAAGCTGATCATCAAGTATCATGAGCTCcattgcaaattttttttttttggataatatCCAACCAAATCAATTATTCTTTTCTTATCAAAAGCAAAGAATAAATTATCTGGACATAAACAAGACACACAAAGAAGTAATTCTGTATTTGTGTTAGTGAAACGATCATTTAACTCTTGAAGTTGTAAATCAATGACAGAATAAAATAAATACACACAAAAAATATGCAAGTTGGTAATTTCATGAGTTTTACGACGTGATCTTCCTTGAGGAATGAAGATAGAATCCATATTTGGAATATCAATGTTGTGTTTCTCACAACATAAACAAACTTGAGCATAGATAAAATCTCATCCAGTCTCCCTCATCAATTGTAAACGATATTTACATATCCTCACTAAACCCATGACATTTACAATATCTTGATCCTTTTTTTTGTAATGCCTTTGACAACTCATTTGTAACACCCAATATATTTTTCATCAAATATAGGCAAAAAAACAAATTGAAATGATTGTATGGACTCTAATTAAATTCTTTGCCTCACATTTCTGATCAGAATATGATCCACTATCAACGAATTCTTCAAGAACATCAGTTGTGGATGAAAACATAGTAATCAAACTTACTAACGTACCATAATGTGATCCCCAACTTGTATCTCTTGGATGTTTGAGTCTAGTTTGTTGATTCAAGCCTTTACCACTTGTAATCTCTCCATTTTGAAGTGCTTCAACAACTATTGCATCTTGTTTCTCTTGAAGAATGTCAGAACATTTGTAAAAGGCTCCAACAACATTGAACACATTAGTAATCACACCAAAGAAAGATGCAATTTTGTAATGCTTTTTTGCAATAGCTACAAGAGCTGCTTGAAGTTGATGAGCAAAACAATGAATATAAAATGCACATGGATTTTCATTCAGAATAAGAGTTTTAAGACCATTGAATTCACCTTGTATATTACTAGCTCCATCATAACCTCGTCCCCACAATCTAGATATACTTAATCCATGTCTTGAAAATAATCTATCAATTGCAGTCTTAAGTGCAAGAGTTATGGTACTAGTAACATGTTCAACACCAATTAAACGCTCAATTGCACGACCATTTTTATCCACACAGCGTAATACAATAGTCATTTGCTTTTTCATGGAAGCATTGTGAGATTcataaaaaataatagaaaataatcCATCTTCAATATCTTTGATAATGGTATTGATAGTTTCAACAACAAAAGCATTCGTAATATCCTTTTGAATCTTAGGTGATGTTAGTTTGAGATTTTCAAGAGCATGCTTTAATGTGGAAACTTTAATTTCACTGTTGTGATTGGATAAAAACTTCAAAACTTCAAGAAAGTTACCTTGATTTCGTGAGTCCTCAGATTCATTGCTGCCACGAAATAAAATTCCTTGTCGTAAGAGAAACCAAACACAATCAGTTGTTGTAGTCAAACAAGTTCTGTAATCACGCCGAGCTTGATTTGATTGCTTTGAGACAATTGTCTCAATATGTTGTTTTTGATTCATTAAGGCCTTGCAATTCTTCACAGCTTAATTATGAACACTAGAATGGTCGCTTGCATGCTTTTGTAATCTTCCCTTGTCTTTTCAATTTGAAAATCCTACAACAACAAAAGAATCTCTTCATGCTTGTTCTCCAATATTTGccttaaaaatataataacataaacaaaatGTCAAATTTTTTGTTATGCTATATTCCAACCAATTCGAAAAATCACTAAACCAAGTTGGATTGCAATGCCTTTGAGATGGCCCAATTTTCTTAGGtggaaaatcatgatttttaggTTGACAAGGACCTTTTAACAAATACGCTCTTCGAACTTGGTCTCGAATATTAGGATTATATTATGAAATGGGAGTTCTCAATCCAGGATTTGTAGGAAGTTTGTCAAGATTGATTTCCACACTTTGCAACTTTCGTTGTTCTTCATTGTCTTCTCTAGGAAATGATGAATCTGGTTTCCTTTTCATAACGTATTTAtccatatcaattttttttttcaaaaacaaaaagttaataaataaataaaaggtttaaTATTTTCAAGTATATGATACAATACTCATGTagaaaattaaaagga
It encodes the following:
- the LOC133814500 gene encoding uncharacterized protein LOC133814500, encoding MNQKQHIETIVSKQSNQARRDYRTCLTTTTDCVWFLLRQGILFRGSNESEDSRNQGNFLEVLKFLSNHNSEIKVSTLKHALENLKLTSPKIQKDITNAFVVETINTIIKDIEDGLFSIIFYESHNASMKKQMTIVLRCVDKNGRAIERLIGVEHVTSTITLALKTAIDRLFSRHGLSISRLWGRGYDGASNIQGEFNGLKTLILNENPCAFYIHCFAHQLQAALVAIAKKHYKIASFFGVITNVFNVVGAFYKCSDILQEKQDAIVVEALQNGEITSGKGLNQQTRLKHPRDTSWGSHYGTLVSLITMFSSTTDVLEEFVDSGSYSDQKCEAKNLIRVHTIISICFFAYI